The Pelagovum sp. HNIBRBA483 sequence GCAGCGATCTGACCTGCGAGATTCTTCACCGTCAGGTGGCCCCATGGGCACTCGGGCGCGGCATGGATGCGCTTGAGGATGTCATTTCAGAGATCCCGCTGCGCGAACACAAATTCCCCGGCACCTATCTGCGCCGTGCGATGGCCGGCCTTGATACCGCCGTCTGGGACTGGCGTGGCAAGGTCGCTGAACAGCCCGTCGCCGTGGTCATGGGCGGCACCGCTGGCCCGCTCCGCGCCTACGCGTCCTCCATGCGCCGCGACATTACGCCGGAGGATGAAGCAGACCGCCTGAAAAAGCTGCGCGATACCTTCGGCTTTCATGCCTTCAAAGTGCGCGTCGGTGCCGAATGCGGCCAAGACCGCGACGAATGGGAAGGCCGGACCGAGGCGATAATCCCCACTATCCGCAAGGCGATGGGGCCAGATGCCGCCCTCTTGGTTGACGGCAATTCCGGCTTCGGCCCCGCCCGCGCGATCGCGGTGGGCCGGATGCTCGAAGCCAATGGCTACGAACATTTCGAAGAACCCTGCCCCTATTGGGAACTGGAACAAACAGCCGAAGTGACCCGCGCCCTGTCGATCAACGTCGCGGGCGGCGAGCAGGATTGGGATTTGCAGCAATGGAAACGCATCATCGCCATGCGCGCGGTTGATATCATCCAACCCGATGTCCTCTATCTCGGCGGCATGACCCGCAGCATGGAGGTCGCTCGCATGGGCCACGCGGCGGGCCTGCCCTGCACCCCGCATGCGGCAAACCTGTCGCTGGTGACGATGTTCACCATGCACCTGCTGCGGGCCGTTCCCAATCCGGGCCTTTACCTTGAGTTCTCGATTGAGGGTGATGACTATTACCCTTGGCAGCGGGAGCTGTTCCTCAACGATCCCTTCATCATCACCAACGGTCAGGCCACCGTGACCGATGCCCCTGGCTGGGGCGTCGAAATCAATCCCGAGTGGCTCGCCAAATCCGCCTATAAATGCAGCGAGGTTTCCGCATGACATCCATACAGCTTGCACAAGATTACCTGAACGGCACCTCCCTCGATCTCCCGAACGGGCATTTCATCGACGGCAGGTTCGTCTCCGGCAACGGCCAGCAGATGGAAAGCTTCGATCCCGGTCTGGGCAGCGCCTTCGCCACCTTCGCCATCGGCGGCGCGGACGAGATCGACGCTGCCCTCACCAGTTCCCGCAAAGCGTTTGAGATGTGGCGGCGGGTCAAGCCCTCTGAGCGCACAGCGATCCTTCTGAAATGCGCCACCGCGCTGCGGGCAAATGCCGACCGCCTTGCCGTGATCGAAACCGTCGACAGCGGCAAAACATTGAGCGAGGCGATGGGCGACGTCCAAGGCTCCGCCCGCCTGTTCGAATACTACGCTGGCGCGGCGGATAAGCTTGATGGCCGCTCCGTCAATCTCGGCCCCGACTACACCGCCTTCACCCGTCGCGAGCCGGTCGGCGTCACCGCGCATATCATCCCGTGGAACTACCCCACCTCCACCTTCGCCCGTGGCGTCGCACCCGCCTTGGCCGCTGGCTGCACCGTTGTCGCGAAGCCCGCTGAAACCACGCCGTTCACCGCGCTCGTCATGGCCCAAATCTTGACCGAGGCAGGCGTCCCCGAAGGCGTGATCAACGTTGTCACTGGTCTGGGCCGCGACGCAGGCGATGCGCTGGTGCGAGATCCGCGCGTCAACCATATCACTTTCACCGGCTCGGTGGGCACAGGCATCGCCGTCACCCAAGCCGCCGCCCCCAACATCACCCGCCTGACCCTCGAACTGGGCGGCAAATCCCCCCTCGTTGCCTTTGCCGACGCTGATCTCGAAGCCGTCGCCGCAAACGCCGCCTCAGCCATCTTCTCCAACGCAGGCCAAATTTGCTCCGCTGGTTCGCGCCTTATTATCGAGCGCAGCATGCGTGACGACCTGATGGATCTGCTCCGTGAAAAGGCCGCGGCCGTTACCTATGGGCACGGACTCCGTGACCTGAACATGGGCGCGATCAATTCCGACCTGCACCTTGGCCGGATCGTGTCTCATGTGGATGCCGCCAAAGCGCGCGGCTGCAACATCATCGCAGGCGGCGCAGTCACCCACGACCCCGAAACCGGCAAAGGTTGGTTCTTCGAGCCGACCGTCATCGCCGATCTCGCCGCCGACGATCCCGCCGTGCAGCAAGAGATCTTCGGCCCCGTCCTCTCCGTCCAGCTCTTCGATACCGAGGATCAGGCGATCCAGCTCGCCAACGGCACCGATTTCGGCCTGATGGCCAGCGTTTTCACCCGCGACGTCGGCCGCGCCCTGCGCATGGCGCAAGAGATCGACAGCGGCCAAGTCACCGTGAATGATTATTGGGCTGGCGGCGTGGAACTCCCGTTCGGTGGCAACCATAAATCCGGCTATGGCCGCGAAAAGGGCATCGAAGGGCTCGACGCCTACACAACCAGCAAAGCCGTCACCATCAAGAATTCCTGAGGCAAAGCGCCGATGGCGGATGCGGGGTCATTGACCCCGCGCCCTAGCCCGTAAACATCTCCCGATAGGTATCGCGCAGAATGTTCTTTTGCACTTTGCCCATCGTATTGCGCGGCAATTCATCCACAAGGATCAATTTGCGCGGATGCTTGAACCGCGCCAGCGACTGGCGCACCGCCTCCATCATCGCCTCGGTATCGGGCTGCGCTCCGCGCTCCGGCACCACAATGCCCAAGACCGTCTCCCCGAAATCAGGATGCGGAACCCCCACAACAGCGCTTTCCAGCACACCCGGCTGCTCATCCAGCACCAGCTCGATCTCTTTGGGGTAAATGTTGTAGCCGCCCGAAATGATCAGGTCTTTGTTCCGTCCCACGATGTGAACATAGCCATCCGCGTCAATCCTGCCGAGATCACCAGTGATGAAGAACCCGTCATCGCGCAGTTCCGCGGCGGTCTTTTCCGGCATCTGCCAGTATCCTTTAAAGACATTCGGCCCCCGCACCTCGATCTGCCCCACCTCGCCATCGGGCAAGGTCGCGCCATCCGCGGGGGTCGTGATCTTCAGCTCCACTCCCGGCAGCGGGAAGCCAACCGTCCCCGCCCGCCGCTCCCCGTCATAGGGGTTGGAGGTGTTCATATTGGTTTCGGTCATCCCGTACCGTTCAAGAATACGATGCCCCGTCCGCCCCTCGAACTGCACATGCGTCTCCGCCAAGAGCGGCGCCGAGCCCGAAACGAAGAGCCGCATATGCGCTGTCAGTTCCTTGGTGAACCGCGCGTCGTCCAGCAGGCGGGTGTAAAAGGTCGGCACACCCATCATCGTCGTCGCGCGTGGCAGCAGGGCAATAACCTGCTCAATGTCGAATTTTGGCAAGAAGATCATGCTTCCACCGGCAATAAGCGTCACATTTGTTGCAACAAAAAGCCCATGCGTGTGGAAAATTGGCAAGGCATGCAACAGCACATCATCCGCCGTGAAGCGCCATTCGCGCACCAAAGTCTCCGCGTTGGACAGCAGATTGCCCTGCGTCAGCATCGCGCCCTTGGAGCGCCCCGTCGTCCCCGAGGTGTAAAGGAAAGCCGCCAGATCATCGACCGTCCGATCAACGGTCGCGAAATGTGGCGGCATCAGCGCGGCCTGCTCCGACAGCGAGCCTGATCCATCCGCGTTCAGCGTCTCCAACCGTGCGTCCTGCGCTTTTGCGACGGGCGCGAGGGTCTTTTCACTGCTGCCATCACAAACGACCAGCTTGGCACCGCTGTTTTCGATGAAATAAGTCAGCTCGTCGACCGTATAAGCCGTGTTCAACGGCAAAAACACCAACCCCGCCTGCGCACATGCGGCATAAAGCGCCAGCGCCTCGGGTGATTTCTGGATCTGCGCCGCAACGCGGTCGCCTACCTCCAGCCCGATCTGCGTCATCGTATGCGCATACCGCGCCGCCATTTCCAAAAACGCCTGATAGGTCAGCTCAGAACCGTCAGCCAGATGCAGGAACGGATCGGTCTTTCCCGCATGCGCGCCAAAGAGGGTGTCATAGAGAGGGTTTGCCATCTGATTGCCTTTCCTAGACTTGGCTTGGTGCGCTGGCACCGGCGATTTTCGTCACCTCGGCCGTTGCGAGGACGGCATTAGTGGTCGCGTATCGCTCATGGTTCTGCGCGACAGCGTTAAGGTCATAAAGGTAGTTCACCATCGTGCCGCCCGAGTGCGCCCGCCCCTTGTCAGAGGCATCGGCCTCCGCATGCACCGCATGGACCTTTGCCCCGTTCCCAAGGTGAAAGCGTGCCACAGGGTCAAAGGGCAATCCGCCCCTACCCTTCGCGTGCAAAAGGTAGTGCGCCGCCATCTGCCGCATCGCTTCCGGTGCGTTAACTGGCATTTCCAGCCCTTCCTGCTTCGCCCACGCCGCAAGGCCCGGGATCGGCGAGAGTGTCACGAATGTGGTCAGCCCGCGCAGATCGGCAGACAGGTCCGCGGCCACCTGCTTGATCAGCGAGTTGCCGAACGAAATACTGGCCAACCCCCGCTGGCAGTTGGAAATCGAATAAAACACCGCCGTATCCGCATCCGCAGCGGCCATCGGCGCGCGATCCTCCGCCAAGAGGTTCTGGATCGACCCCGGTATCCCCTTGGTCAGCGCCACTTCGACAAAGATCAAAGGCTCATCAGGCATCGAAGGATGGAAGAAGGCAAAGCACCTCCTGTCGCTCGGCTCCAGCCTGCGCCGCAGATCATCCCAAGAGGCAATCGCATGCACGGCTTCGTAGGCAATGATCTTCTCCAGGATATGCGCCGGACTTTCCCAACTGATCGGCCGCAGCACCAGAAAGCCGCGATTGAACCACGAGGCGAAGAGATGCCGAAAATCCAGATCAAGCGCCGCCAATTGCGGCTCCTTCGCCCCCAGCCGCAACAACTCAGCCCGCATCCGAACAAGCTGCCCAGTCGCGCCTGGCACACGGTTCAGCCGCCGGATCAGTTCCTGCCGCTGTGGTTCGGTCGCTTCCGCATAGGCGCGGTAACTTTCCTTTGACGGGGCGCGCTCATAGGCATCCAGCGTTGTGCGCACCAGCTCCGGATTAATATCCATCCCCTCCGCCACTGTACGAAAGAAGGCGAGCTTTTCCCCGTCGCCGAGGTCTTCGAACCGCGAGAGTATCTCCCCCGCCAGCGCCAGCCCCGAGGTTTCGCCCGCAGACCCGACCAGTTCCTCTGCCAGCTCCGCCAAGGGTCGGCTCCCCAACTCGACCGGCGCCGCCCTGCGGTAGCGCCGCTCGAAAACGGTGGACAAGAGATCGGCAAGGATCGTCATATCGCCGTTCCCATCACCAGATTAGGCAGCCACGTCGCCAATCCGGGGAAGATGCACAGCAGGACAATCGCCAGCACCATGCAGGCCACGAAGGGCAAGGAGCCGAGCAAAATGGTCCGCAACGAGATATCCGGTGCGATGCCGTTGATAACGTACAAGTTCAGGCCAACCGGCGGCGAGATCAGGCCGATCTCCATGTTGATGGTCAGCACCACCGCAAACCAGATCGGGTCAAACCCAGCCGTGGTGATGATCGGCAGCAGAATCGGCGCCGCCATCAGGATTACCGCAACCGGCGGCAGGAAGAATCCCGCCACCAACAGGAACACATTCACCGCCCCCATCAGCACCCAGCGGTTCACGTCCAGCGTGCCGATCCACTCGGCGATTGACTGGGTGATGAACAGCGACGACAGCATGAAGGAGAAAACCCCCGCCGCTGCAATGATAAACAGGATCATCACCGATTCCTTGGTGCTGTCGCGCAGGACAACCCACAGGTCTTTCGGGTTCCACAGCTTGTAGATGATCATCGCGATCAACAAGCACAGCAATGCACCCACAGCAGCCGTTTCCGACGGCGTCGCGATCCCGCCATACATCGCGTAAAGCACACCAATGATAATCGCGAGGAAGGGCAGCACGCGCGGCAAGATCTCGAACCGCTCCGCCCAGGTATAGCTGCCCGCGCCCAGCGTCGCTGCATCACCCGAACGCCAAGTGGAGTAAAGCGACCACGCCATGAACAGGCCCACAAGCATCAATCCGGGGATCACACCAGCAAGAAACAGACGCCCAATCGAGGTTTCCGTGGCAATCCCGTAAACGATCATCGTGACCGACGGCGGGATCAAGATACCCAGCGTGCCACCAGCGGCAATCGAGCCAGCGGCCACGCCATCAGGGTATCCCCGCTTGCGCATCTCTGGGATGCCCATCTTGCCGATGGCCGCACAGGTCGCGGGCGACGAGCCCGACATCGCGGCAAACAGCGCGCAGGCACCAAGGTTCGAGACAACAAGCCCGCCGGGGATCCGCGTCAGCCAGCGCTCAAGCGCTTCGTACAAGTCCGCGCCCGCCCGCGTCGAGGCGATAGATGCCCCCATGATGATAAACATCGGGATCGATAGCAGCGCGAAATTATCCAGCTTTCCGAAAAGGATTTCGGGCATCAGTTCCACTGACCGCATGCCATCAAAGGCAAACAGGAAAAGACCCGAGACGATCAACAAACCGATGGCAACCGAAACACCGGAAAAGAGCACGACAATAGTTGCAATAGCGACAATTGCGCCAAGAAGTAGCGGGTCCATCAGTTGTCCTCCAGACCGAAAGGCCGATCCACACCGAGGATCACGGCAACGAGGTCAGCGATAAGTTGCAAAAGGAGAAGCGCGAAGCCGATTGGCAACGAGAGGTAAGGCTTCCACAAGCGAACACCCCACACCGTGTCCGAGCGCCAGTTTCGCTCATAGGCGAGGTGCCAGAATTCATAAGCGTACCACAGCATCACCACGACAACCGCGATTGACATGAGCGAGGTCAGCACACTCATCCAAAACCGCGCCCGCGACCGCAGCATCAGCGGTACAAGATCAACGTTCACATGGCCCCGCAACCGCTGCACATAGGGCAAGCCAATGAGCGTCGCCCCGACCATAAGGTAAATCACCGCTTCCGTCTGCCAAATGGTCGAGCCATTCAGGACGAAGCGCACAAAAATCATCTGTACAGTAATCGCGACGGCCGAAACGATCATCGCGGCGGAGGCCCATCCGGCCAAGGTTGATATCGCAGCAACGCTCCTGAGGAACAGATTATCCCCCGTCTGCGCTTCGGCTGCTGAACTGTGCCCAGCCATGGCAATCTCCAATGTTCTTGCAGTTTCATTGGCCGCGCCGTTCGGGCGTCGGCGTCATCAGAACGGGCGGCCGGATCATCTCCGGCCGCCGCGCTTGGATCACTCCACAGCGAGCGCCAGATCAAGCAGCGCCTGACCTTCGGGATAGTCCTCCACGAAGGATGCGTAGGACGTCTCGGCAGCAATTGCGCGCCATGCCGCGAAATCTTCCGCAGACATTTCCGCAATCTCCACACCGGCGTCCGCAAAGACTTGCGCAGATGCCGCATCTTCACCGATTGCTTCTTCCAGATAGAAGGCCTGCGCCTTCGCAGATGCGGCCATCAAGGCTTCCTGCTGCTCGGCAGTCAGGCCATCAAAGGTCGACAGGTTCATCAACAGCGGCTGATACATGAACCACAGCGCCGAGTCCCCCGCAGGGGTGTAGCACGAAACCTGCTCGTAGATCCGATAGGACACGAAGGACGAAGACGACGTGTTTGCCGCATC is a genomic window containing:
- a CDS encoding aldehyde dehydrogenase family protein — translated: MTSIQLAQDYLNGTSLDLPNGHFIDGRFVSGNGQQMESFDPGLGSAFATFAIGGADEIDAALTSSRKAFEMWRRVKPSERTAILLKCATALRANADRLAVIETVDSGKTLSEAMGDVQGSARLFEYYAGAADKLDGRSVNLGPDYTAFTRREPVGVTAHIIPWNYPTSTFARGVAPALAAGCTVVAKPAETTPFTALVMAQILTEAGVPEGVINVVTGLGRDAGDALVRDPRVNHITFTGSVGTGIAVTQAAAPNITRLTLELGGKSPLVAFADADLEAVAANAASAIFSNAGQICSAGSRLIIERSMRDDLMDLLREKAAAVTYGHGLRDLNMGAINSDLHLGRIVSHVDAAKARGCNIIAGGAVTHDPETGKGWFFEPTVIADLAADDPAVQQEIFGPVLSVQLFDTEDQAIQLANGTDFGLMASVFTRDVGRALRMAQEIDSGQVTVNDYWAGGVELPFGGNHKSGYGREKGIEGLDAYTTSKAVTIKNS
- a CDS encoding TRAP transporter small permease — encoded protein: MAGHSSAAEAQTGDNLFLRSVAAISTLAGWASAAMIVSAVAITVQMIFVRFVLNGSTIWQTEAVIYLMVGATLIGLPYVQRLRGHVNVDLVPLMLRSRARFWMSVLTSLMSIAVVVVMLWYAYEFWHLAYERNWRSDTVWGVRLWKPYLSLPIGFALLLLQLIADLVAVILGVDRPFGLEDN
- a CDS encoding malonyl-CoA synthase, whose translation is MANPLYDTLFGAHAGKTDPFLHLADGSELTYQAFLEMAARYAHTMTQIGLEVGDRVAAQIQKSPEALALYAACAQAGLVFLPLNTAYTVDELTYFIENSGAKLVVCDGSSEKTLAPVAKAQDARLETLNADGSGSLSEQAALMPPHFATVDRTVDDLAAFLYTSGTTGRSKGAMLTQGNLLSNAETLVREWRFTADDVLLHALPIFHTHGLFVATNVTLIAGGSMIFLPKFDIEQVIALLPRATTMMGVPTFYTRLLDDARFTKELTAHMRLFVSGSAPLLAETHVQFEGRTGHRILERYGMTETNMNTSNPYDGERRAGTVGFPLPGVELKITTPADGATLPDGEVGQIEVRGPNVFKGYWQMPEKTAAELRDDGFFITGDLGRIDADGYVHIVGRNKDLIISGGYNIYPKEIELVLDEQPGVLESAVVGVPHPDFGETVLGIVVPERGAQPDTEAMMEAVRQSLARFKHPRKLILVDELPRNTMGKVQKNILRDTYREMFTG
- a CDS encoding malonyl-CoA decarboxylase, which gives rise to MTILADLLSTVFERRYRRAAPVELGSRPLAELAEELVGSAGETSGLALAGEILSRFEDLGDGEKLAFFRTVAEGMDINPELVRTTLDAYERAPSKESYRAYAEATEPQRQELIRRLNRVPGATGQLVRMRAELLRLGAKEPQLAALDLDFRHLFASWFNRGFLVLRPISWESPAHILEKIIAYEAVHAIASWDDLRRRLEPSDRRCFAFFHPSMPDEPLIFVEVALTKGIPGSIQNLLAEDRAPMAAADADTAVFYSISNCQRGLASISFGNSLIKQVAADLSADLRGLTTFVTLSPIPGLAAWAKQEGLEMPVNAPEAMRQMAAHYLLHAKGRGGLPFDPVARFHLGNGAKVHAVHAEADASDKGRAHSGGTMVNYLYDLNAVAQNHERYATTNAVLATAEVTKIAGASAPSQV
- a CDS encoding mandelate racemase/muconate lactonizing enzyme family protein, which codes for MSTPYSMSGAVPVANDRSQHDTGPRIQRIETFCTPLIGFVRVTAEDGTTGWGQVSTYSSDLTCEILHRQVAPWALGRGMDALEDVISEIPLREHKFPGTYLRRAMAGLDTAVWDWRGKVAEQPVAVVMGGTAGPLRAYASSMRRDITPEDEADRLKKLRDTFGFHAFKVRVGAECGQDRDEWEGRTEAIIPTIRKAMGPDAALLVDGNSGFGPARAIAVGRMLEANGYEHFEEPCPYWELEQTAEVTRALSINVAGGEQDWDLQQWKRIIAMRAVDIIQPDVLYLGGMTRSMEVARMGHAAGLPCTPHAANLSLVTMFTMHLLRAVPNPGLYLEFSIEGDDYYPWQRELFLNDPFIITNGQATVTDAPGWGVEINPEWLAKSAYKCSEVSA
- a CDS encoding TRAP transporter large permease, translated to MDPLLLGAIVAIATIVVLFSGVSVAIGLLIVSGLFLFAFDGMRSVELMPEILFGKLDNFALLSIPMFIIMGASIASTRAGADLYEALERWLTRIPGGLVVSNLGACALFAAMSGSSPATCAAIGKMGIPEMRKRGYPDGVAAGSIAAGGTLGILIPPSVTMIVYGIATETSIGRLFLAGVIPGLMLVGLFMAWSLYSTWRSGDAATLGAGSYTWAERFEILPRVLPFLAIIIGVLYAMYGGIATPSETAAVGALLCLLIAMIIYKLWNPKDLWVVLRDSTKESVMILFIIAAAGVFSFMLSSLFITQSIAEWIGTLDVNRWVLMGAVNVFLLVAGFFLPPVAVILMAAPILLPIITTAGFDPIWFAVVLTINMEIGLISPPVGLNLYVINGIAPDISLRTILLGSLPFVACMVLAIVLLCIFPGLATWLPNLVMGTAI